One Dehalococcoidia bacterium genomic window, CTCAGGCGATCTGGCGACGCCTCTCAGTCCGGGCAGATCATCGAGCGGTATGATCTCACCAGTGGCCTCATACGTCTCGATAAGTCGCCGCAGGTCATCCGGTACTGGCCTGGACGTCCCAGCGTCGCTGTCGTAGTCGACATGGATGACTTCGGCCTTCAGCACCAGGTCACCGGACCGACTGTTGTAGATTTCTGTGCGAGTCGCTATGCTGGAGTTCCCAATCCGATCTACGCGCCAGTAGAGGTCGAGGACGTCGTCCACGAGGGCAGGGGAGATGTACTCCAGCGTCGCCTTGACGGTCGCGGTGTCGAAGTGACGCCGGCCCTCAGGGTCATACAGCGCGATCCCCAGGTTGCGGTAGTACGCCGCCATCCCCACTTCCAGGTAGCTGAAGT contains:
- a CDS encoding acyl-CoA thioesterase, encoding MTADEFRFRCRIRVRWAECDAQGIVFNGAYFSYLEVGMAAYYRNLGIALYDPEGRRHFDTATVKATLEYISPALVDDVLDLYWRVDRIGNSSIATRTEIYNSRSGDLVLKAEVIHVDYDSDAGTSRPVPDDLRRLIETYEATGEIIPLDDLPGLRGVARSPEGPDMPVDV